The following coding sequences lie in one Rutidosis leptorrhynchoides isolate AG116_Rl617_1_P2 chromosome 4, CSIRO_AGI_Rlap_v1, whole genome shotgun sequence genomic window:
- the LOC139845209 gene encoding uncharacterized protein isoform X3 — protein sequence MLRRACSIPYLLNGDVKTKLCLKLITRQIHSGQPHCSARSFFGVEDFLDDDNSRPYTYQKEKKSKNLNKHVSFKQRTIAYMEPFTLDVFISKRFVSASLTHRVTSKQVAVAGTNSKDIKAALKSRSDIPACMAIGRILSERAREADVYTASYTPRERDKFEGKIRAVVQSLIDNGIDVKIYLD from the exons ATGTTGAGACGAGCGTGTTCTATTCCATATCTGCTCAATGGAGATGTGAAAACCAAATTGTGTTTGAAGCTTATTACCAGGCAGATTCACAGTGGTCAG CCTCATTGCTCAGCAAGAAGCTTTTTTGGAGTAGAGGACTTCTTGGATGATGATAACAGTCGTCCGTATACTTACCAGAAAGAAAAAAAGTCCAAGAATTTAAACAAACACGTCTCCTTCAAGCAGCGTACAATAGCTTACATGGAGCCATTCACACTGGATGTTTTCATCTCAAAGCGATTTGTTTCAGCTTCTCTTACGCACAGGGTAACAAGCAAGCAAGTTGCAGTTGCTGGCACCAATTCAAAAGATATCAAGGCTGCGCTTAAATCTCGTTCAGATATTCCTGCTTGTATGGCCATCGGGAGGATTTTGTCTGAACGTGCTAGAGAAGCTGATGTATACACAGCTTCGTATACACCTAGAGAAAGGGATAAATTTGAAGGTAAAATTAGAGCAGTTGTTCAATCTCTTATTGATAATGGTATTGATGTCAAAATTTATCTTGATTAG
- the LOC139845211 gene encoding uncharacterized protein: MDQNDDVQLQSSPTSKQQHSKKKHKTKRIREAEEKMEVKIETVSSISDKSLPLIGYFPSGYDQVKRKRTEEPRVRLLKHVKRSNRLQLVVSPNQSSQVNFVGTNYSGETAAQQVCSYALGVFDKQTQTLKIVQIEANKIFRMEPRFGDEDNVIDETSKVVDNETTVEDTQLKYNFSTKKSERMAKIKKAQLAYRDPEAQEDLNNKMLDVMFNKEALKTSLETISTACNIPPHDMSATTPHEAYPLHKIITKGEWRYLSDIAELLKEGKSLTPEFYPLFVCNRTYKFEGAKNEDAKGLACIFSYINHLIKFNDMHHSMDDHSRDGLSLVKNHKFPSILTQKFNDMFVDPESKKLTNARRGLLISYVLVLTLFVDDFKTKFTDIASDLKMKPGALRDYFKMLGCKFIRENNITLATLPAPLKFPEVRIRGRR; encoded by the exons ATGGATCAAAACGACGACGTACAGCTCCAATCATCACCAACCTCAAAGCAACAACATTCAAAAAAGAAGCATAAAACTAAAAGAATTCGTGAAGCAGAGGAGAAAATGGAAGTCAAAATTGAAACAGTCAGCTCAATATCTGATAAATCGTTACCTTTAATCGGATACTTTCCATCTGGATATGATCAGGTTAAACGAAAACGGACGGAAGAACCTAGGGTTAGGCTTTTGAAACATGTGAAACGTAGCAATAGGTTACAGCTTGTTGTTAGCCCTAATCAGTCTTCTCAGGTTAATTTCGTCGGAACTAATTATTCCGGCGAGACGGCGGCACAGCAGGTGTGTTCTTATGCTCTCGGTGTTTTTGATAAGCAAACTCAAACTTTGAAGATTGTTCAAATTGAAGCTAACAAG ATATTTAGAATggaaccaaggtttggagatgaagATAATGTTATTGATGAAACTTCTAAAGTAGTGGATAATGAAACGACGGTGGAAGATACGCAGTTGAAATATAACTTCTCAACTAAGAAGTCTGAACGAATG GCCAAGATAAAAAAGGCTCAACTTGCATACCGTGATCCCGAAGCTCAGGAAGATTTGAATAACAAGATGCTTGATGTAATGTTTAACAAAGAAGCTCTAAAAACCAGTTTAGAAACTATTAGTACTGCTTGTAACATTCCACCTCATGACATGTCAGCAACCACACCTCACGAGGCTTATCCACTACACAAGATCATTACAAAGGGAGAATGGAGATATCTTTCGGATATTGCTGAGCTTTTGAAAGAAGGGAAAAGTTTAACACCTGAATTTTACCCACTCTTTGTTTGTAACAGAACTTACAAGTTTGAGGGAGCTAAG AATGAGGATGCGAAGGGCCTTGCTTGCATATTCTCGTACATTAATCATCTGATAAAGTTTAACGATATGCACCATTCCATGGATGACCATTCCAGGGATGGTTTATCACTTGTAAAAAATCATAAGTTTCCAAGCATACTGACTCAAAAATTCAACGACATGTTTGTGGACCCGGAATCAAAAAAGCTTACTAATGCCAGAAGGGGTCTTCTTATTAGCTATGTTTTGGTACTTACTCTTTTTGTTGATGACTTTAAAACAAAATTCACAGACATAGCTAGCGATCTGAAGATGAAACCTGGTGCGTTGAGGGATTATTTTAAAATGTTAGGCTGCAAATTCATTAGAGAAAATAACATAACATTGGCAACACTACCTGCTCCTTTGAAATTCCCTGAAGTCAGGATTAGGGGACGAAGATAG
- the LOC139845209 gene encoding uncharacterized protein isoform X1 — MLRRACSIPYLLNGDVKTKLCLKLITRQIHSGQIDQGLMHKKLNFWATFLPVRQPHCSARSFFGVEDFLDDDNSRPYTYQKEKKSKNLNKHVSFKQRTIAYMEPFTLDVFISKRFVSASLTHRVTSKQVAVAGTNSKDIKAALKSRSDIPACMAIGRILSERAREADVYTASYTPRERDKFEGKIRAVVQSLIDNGIDVKIYLD; from the exons ATGTTGAGACGAGCGTGTTCTATTCCATATCTGCTCAATGGAGATGTGAAAACCAAATTGTGTTTGAAGCTTATTACCAGGCAGATTCACAGTGGTCAG ATTGATCAAGGTTTAATGCATAAAAAACTAAACTTTTGGGCAACTTTTCTACCCGTTCGACAG CCTCATTGCTCAGCAAGAAGCTTTTTTGGAGTAGAGGACTTCTTGGATGATGATAACAGTCGTCCGTATACTTACCAGAAAGAAAAAAAGTCCAAGAATTTAAACAAACACGTCTCCTTCAAGCAGCGTACAATAGCTTACATGGAGCCATTCACACTGGATGTTTTCATCTCAAAGCGATTTGTTTCAGCTTCTCTTACGCACAGGGTAACAAGCAAGCAAGTTGCAGTTGCTGGCACCAATTCAAAAGATATCAAGGCTGCGCTTAAATCTCGTTCAGATATTCCTGCTTGTATGGCCATCGGGAGGATTTTGTCTGAACGTGCTAGAGAAGCTGATGTATACACAGCTTCGTATACACCTAGAGAAAGGGATAAATTTGAAGGTAAAATTAGAGCAGTTGTTCAATCTCTTATTGATAATGGTATTGATGTCAAAATTTATCTTGATTAG
- the LOC139845209 gene encoding uncharacterized protein isoform X2, with the protein MLRRACSIPYLLNGDVKTKLCLKLITRQIHSGQIDQGLMHKKLNFWATFLPVRQPHCSARSFFGVEDFLDDDNSRPYTYQKEKKSKNLNKHVSFKQRTIAYMEPFTLDVFISKRFVSASLTHRVTSKQVAVAGTNSKDIKAALKSRSDIPACMAIGRILSERAREADVYTASYTPRERDKFEECGLNFY; encoded by the exons ATGTTGAGACGAGCGTGTTCTATTCCATATCTGCTCAATGGAGATGTGAAAACCAAATTGTGTTTGAAGCTTATTACCAGGCAGATTCACAGTGGTCAG ATTGATCAAGGTTTAATGCATAAAAAACTAAACTTTTGGGCAACTTTTCTACCCGTTCGACAG CCTCATTGCTCAGCAAGAAGCTTTTTTGGAGTAGAGGACTTCTTGGATGATGATAACAGTCGTCCGTATACTTACCAGAAAGAAAAAAAGTCCAAGAATTTAAACAAACACGTCTCCTTCAAGCAGCGTACAATAGCTTACATGGAGCCATTCACACTGGATGTTTTCATCTCAAAGCGATTTGTTTCAGCTTCTCTTACGCACAGGGTAACAAGCAAGCAAGTTGCAGTTGCTGGCACCAATTCAAAAGATATCAAGGCTGCGCTTAAATCTCGTTCAGATATTCCTGCTTGTATGGCCATCGGGAGGATTTTGTCTGAACGTGCTAGAGAAGCTGATGTATACACAGCTTCGTATACACCTAGAGAAAGGGATAAATTTGAAG AGTGCGGACTTAACTTCTACTGA
- the LOC139842691 gene encoding uncharacterized mitochondrial protein AtMg00810-like, translating to MATCHPCRTPVEPGAKLTTHGPPVKDPTLYRSLAGALQYLTFTRPDITYAVQQICLFMHDPREQHLHALKRILRYIQGTTDLGLQLYASSPTTLVAYSDADWAGCPTTDALHLVIVCFLETTCYHGRLNDNSHLLDLVLRPSTVVWPTPLQRHAGYGQVRVLHVPSRYQFADIFTKGLPYALFDDFRSSLSVRSTPAPTAGDVRLDIYMDPCNVSG from the exons ATGGCCACATGTCACCCATGTAGGACCCCGGTCGAACCAGGGGCTAAACTCACTACTCACGGTCCTCCCGTGAAGGACCCGACTTTATACCGCAGCCTTGCAGGTGCATTACAGTATCTGACCTTCACTCGGCCTGACATCACTTATGCTGTTCAACAGATTTGTCTCTTCATGCACGATCCACGAGAGCAACACCTTCACGCTCTCAAGCGGATCTTACGATATATTCAGGGTACTACAGATCTTGGTTTACAGTTGTACGCATCATCACCCACCACTTTGGTTGCCTACTCTGACGCTGATTGGGCTGGCTGCCCCACCACAGACGCTCTACATCTAGTTATTGTGTGTTTCTTGGAAACAACTTGCTATCATGGTCGTCTAAacgacaactcacaccttctcgatCTAGTGCTGAGGCCGAGTACCGTGGTGTGGCCAACCCCGTTGCAGAGACATGCTGGATAC GGACAGGTCCGTGTTCTACATGTGCCTTCGAGATATCAGTTTGCGGACATCTTCACTAAAGGTCTCCCGTATGCATTGTTTGATGACTTCCGATCTAGTTTGAGCGTCCGCAgcactcccgctccaactgcgggggatGTTAGACTAGATATTTATATGGACCCTT gcaatgttagtggttag